Proteins from a genomic interval of Corynebacterium freiburgense:
- a CDS encoding response regulator transcription factor → MSLSMVRRIAAIDDHALSLRGLASLTSGVEDIQLVATAATVQELVEKLPPGEMLDLVLLDLRLSDGSKPAANVEALKCITRHVLVFSSLESPYLVRDASHAQVLGMIPKTTDPEKVIEAIRLAADGYDVHTAEWASAIDSDPLLDAVQLSDRQREVLELYGSGEPAKRVASLTGLSQETVNDYLTRIRLKYALANRAASTKIELYQRALEDGWLPGPTDPHS, encoded by the coding sequence ATGAGTTTATCAATGGTCCGACGAATTGCAGCCATCGACGATCACGCTCTTTCCCTTAGAGGGTTGGCAAGTCTCACTTCTGGTGTAGAAGATATTCAGCTTGTCGCGACTGCTGCTACTGTTCAAGAGCTGGTAGAGAAGTTGCCTCCCGGCGAAATGCTCGATCTCGTGTTACTTGATCTTCGCCTATCCGATGGCTCAAAACCAGCCGCAAATGTTGAAGCACTGAAGTGTATTACACGACATGTTTTAGTATTCTCCTCGCTGGAAAGTCCGTATCTTGTACGTGACGCAAGCCATGCTCAGGTGCTGGGAATGATTCCCAAAACTACAGATCCTGAAAAAGTTATCGAAGCAATACGACTTGCAGCTGATGGTTACGATGTGCATACCGCAGAGTGGGCCTCTGCAATCGACTCAGATCCACTCCTTGATGCAGTCCAACTTTCAGATCGTCAGCGAGAGGTTCTTGAACTCTACGGATCCGGAGAACCAGCCAAACGAGTCGCATCATTAACAGGATTATCACAAGAAACAGTAAATGATTACCTCACCAGGATCCGCCTGAAATATGCGCTGGCAAATCGGGCCGCTTCCACAAAGATTGAGCTCTATCAGCGCGCCCTGGAAGATGGTTGGCTGCCCGGACCTACCGATCCGCACTCATAA
- a CDS encoding DUF1707 SHOCT-like domain-containing protein: MGDPDIRLSDKERDDAFEALRQHLSDGRLTLQEFDERAAAVVKATTRGDLYPLFRDLPATLAEHSPSPLPNSFTGGSSIAEIERRKKYFEKMMVGVWATTLVIFFVSLFILRIPWFWVVFPIAGVLHWALDEFMGISEEEEKLLEQSKRKELNT, from the coding sequence ATGGGAGATCCAGACATTAGGCTCAGTGATAAGGAGCGAGACGATGCTTTTGAGGCGCTGCGTCAGCACCTATCGGATGGGCGTCTAACACTTCAGGAATTTGATGAACGTGCAGCTGCCGTAGTTAAAGCCACGACGCGTGGCGATCTGTACCCACTATTTCGTGATCTTCCGGCCACGTTAGCTGAGCATTCTCCAAGCCCGCTGCCAAATAGCTTTACTGGTGGCTCTTCAATCGCAGAAATCGAACGCCGCAAAAAGTATTTTGAAAAGATGATGGTCGGCGTATGGGCTACCACGCTGGTGATCTTTTTTGTCTCACTGTTTATTCTGCGAATTCCATGGTTTTGGGTGGTCTTCCCAATCGCAGGGGTCTTACATTGGGCTTTAGATGAATTTATGGGCATTTCCGAGGAAGAAGAAAAACTCCTTGAACAATCCAAACGCAAAGAGCTAAACACTTAA
- a CDS encoding ABC-F family ATP-binding cassette domain-containing protein → MIVTEDFEVRVGARTLLFAPGQHLRVQPGDRIGLVGRNGAGKTTTMRILAGETEPYGGKVIRSGEIGYLPQDSREGNIEQTARDRVLSARGLDRIMASMERQQEIMETTSDDRKRNAAIQKYSRLEEQYHQLGGYEAASEAARICDSLGLPARVLDQPLKTLSGGQRRRVELAQILFAASNGSGKSTVTLLLDEPTNHLDSDSITWLREFLAKHDGGLVMISHDVELLDAVCNKIWFLDAVRAEADVYNMGWKKYLDARALDEARRRRERANAEKKAAALKQQAARLGAKATKAAAAKQMLARAEKMVTKLDDIRQSDKVAHISFPEPAPCGKTPLNASGLTKMYGSLEVFAGVDLAIDKGSRVVVLGFNGAGKTTLLKLLAGVERTDGEGGIVSGHGLKIGYFAQEHDTINPEKSVWQNTIEACPDAGEQDLRSLLGAFMFSGEQLQQPAGTLSGGEKTRLALAALVSSRANVLLLDEPTNNLDPVSREQVLDALRTYKGAVVLVTHDPGAVTALNPERVIVLPDGVEDLWNDEYMELVELA, encoded by the coding sequence GTGATTGTGACGGAAGACTTTGAAGTTCGCGTAGGTGCCCGCACGCTCCTTTTTGCCCCAGGACAGCACCTGCGCGTCCAACCAGGTGATCGCATTGGGCTTGTGGGCCGAAATGGTGCCGGAAAAACCACAACTATGCGAATCTTGGCTGGTGAAACTGAACCCTATGGAGGAAAAGTCATCCGCTCTGGTGAAATAGGGTATCTACCGCAAGACTCCCGTGAAGGCAATATCGAGCAAACAGCACGGGACCGAGTACTTTCTGCCCGCGGGCTCGACCGCATTATGGCGTCAATGGAACGCCAACAAGAAATCATGGAAACAACCTCCGATGATAGGAAACGCAATGCGGCGATACAGAAGTATTCACGTTTAGAAGAGCAGTATCATCAATTAGGTGGATATGAGGCGGCCTCCGAAGCCGCACGTATTTGTGATTCCCTTGGACTGCCCGCTAGAGTGCTCGACCAGCCGCTGAAAACCCTGTCCGGCGGGCAACGACGCCGCGTAGAACTCGCCCAAATCCTTTTCGCGGCATCCAATGGCTCCGGTAAATCAACAGTCACATTACTGCTGGACGAACCCACCAACCACCTGGATTCTGACTCCATTACCTGGTTACGTGAATTTTTAGCCAAACACGATGGTGGGCTTGTAATGATTTCACACGATGTTGAGCTTCTCGACGCCGTGTGCAATAAGATTTGGTTTTTAGACGCAGTGCGTGCCGAAGCCGACGTATATAATATGGGATGGAAAAAATACCTTGACGCTCGCGCACTCGATGAAGCGCGCCGACGCCGCGAACGAGCAAACGCTGAGAAAAAAGCCGCAGCACTCAAACAACAAGCAGCCAGACTCGGCGCCAAAGCGACTAAAGCCGCTGCCGCAAAGCAAATGCTTGCTCGAGCAGAAAAAATGGTTACCAAGCTCGACGATATTCGTCAATCAGATAAGGTCGCTCATATTTCCTTCCCGGAACCCGCGCCATGTGGCAAAACTCCACTCAACGCAAGTGGACTTACAAAAATGTATGGGTCGCTTGAAGTGTTCGCTGGAGTTGACCTGGCCATTGATAAAGGCTCACGGGTTGTAGTTCTTGGATTTAATGGTGCCGGAAAAACTACATTACTTAAACTCCTCGCCGGAGTAGAACGCACAGATGGGGAAGGGGGCATTGTCTCAGGACATGGCTTGAAAATTGGATACTTTGCCCAAGAACACGACACTATTAATCCAGAAAAAAGCGTCTGGCAAAACACCATTGAGGCGTGCCCGGATGCTGGGGAACAAGACCTTCGATCCCTACTAGGTGCATTTATGTTTTCTGGCGAGCAGCTACAGCAACCGGCAGGAACACTATCTGGTGGTGAAAAAACTCGGTTGGCATTGGCAGCACTAGTGTCTTCCCGTGCAAATGTACTCCTACTTGATGAGCCCACTAATAACCTCGACCCCGTATCCCGCGAACAAGTTCTTGATGCACTACGAACCTACAAGGGTGCTGTGGTTTTGGTAACGCACGATCCCGGTGCGGTGACCGCATTAAACCCCGAGCGAGTCATTGTATTGCCAGACGGCGTAGAAGACCTTTGGAATGATGAATATATGGAATTGGTTGAACTGGCTTAA
- the ald gene encoding alanine dehydrogenase, protein MRIGVPREQKDHEKRVGITPDGVHSLVELGHTLVIERGAGVGSGFQDADYTAAGAQLGSAADAWACDLVVKVKEPIPSEYGFLRNDLTLFCYLHLAAEPELAQALMDAGTTAIAFETVTDAHGGLPLLTPMSEIAGRLSVQIGAYLLTNPAGGPGVLLGGIGGVAPIHVTVVGGGTSGAQAVDVAVGLGAQVTVIDINTSTLRRFMERYQNRVHCVSSSPAAIAEALSRSHLVIGSVLVPGAKAPIVISKEHIQAMPQGAVIVDIAIDQGGCTELSKPTSHSEPTYVADHVTMYCVTNMPGSAQVTATKALAAETLPFVRQLAELGTEEAIAANPHLAAGVNIRRGEILHQGVRQALC, encoded by the coding sequence ATGCGTATCGGTGTGCCTCGAGAGCAAAAAGACCATGAGAAACGAGTAGGTATAACACCTGATGGTGTACATTCACTAGTTGAATTAGGGCACACCCTTGTTATTGAGCGCGGCGCGGGTGTAGGTTCTGGTTTTCAAGACGCCGATTACACCGCTGCGGGAGCACAGCTTGGTTCCGCTGCTGATGCGTGGGCTTGTGACCTCGTAGTAAAGGTGAAAGAACCAATTCCATCCGAGTACGGCTTTTTACGTAACGATCTCACACTATTTTGTTATCTTCACCTTGCTGCCGAGCCAGAATTGGCTCAAGCACTTATGGATGCTGGAACCACTGCCATTGCATTTGAAACCGTGACAGACGCACACGGTGGCCTGCCTCTGCTCACCCCAATGAGTGAAATTGCCGGCCGTCTTAGTGTGCAAATTGGCGCATACCTATTAACCAATCCGGCGGGAGGTCCTGGTGTACTGCTTGGGGGCATTGGTGGGGTTGCCCCAATTCATGTGACGGTGGTTGGCGGTGGCACTTCTGGTGCCCAGGCCGTGGATGTTGCGGTGGGGCTTGGCGCACAAGTAACAGTGATTGATATTAATACCAGTACGCTCCGGCGGTTTATGGAACGCTACCAGAACCGGGTTCATTGTGTAAGTTCTTCACCTGCTGCGATTGCGGAGGCGTTAAGCCGTTCCCATTTGGTTATTGGTTCGGTGCTCGTTCCTGGTGCAAAAGCCCCAATTGTGATCTCAAAGGAACATATCCAGGCAATGCCGCAAGGCGCCGTTATCGTTGATATTGCCATCGACCAGGGTGGTTGTACGGAGCTTTCCAAACCTACCAGCCATAGTGAGCCAACATATGTGGCTGATCATGTGACAATGTATTGCGTGACTAATATGCCTGGTTCGGCGCAGGTGACTGCCACCAAGGCACTCGCTGCTGAAACATTGCCATTTGTTCGGCAACTGGCGGAATTGGGTACTGAAGAAGCCATCGCTGCTAACCCACATCTGGCGGCAGGTGTAAATATTAGGCGTGGCGAAATTTTACACCAAGGTGTGCGACAAGCATTGTGCTAG
- a CDS encoding lycopene cyclase family protein, which translates to MLDLIVVGLGPAGLALAHRAQTYGWQVLGFDPKPEWDHTIGFWVDEVPDWLNVPIAGQCQPKVRSKGFSRTLPRDYAIIDAPAFRKQLSTFPILRESAEIIDAHTVRARHTHTARMVVDARGYQEKSGPFQQAAGCLVEHSEPWWMDIHGTTFTYAIPIHNQWLIERTILITKAPQPWSELESMLPTPTSDRVLFSMRIPRYSGPAIPFGVRAGMLNPVTGYSIGTAWRYIDDVLSGIYPWKRLSWRIEQWLLRRSQALLLTIDQERFFAEVFRLPDETLRRFLQLGDLPGTLRGMWTLFYQAPWLRRHSIAALLKSG; encoded by the coding sequence GTGCTAGATCTTATTGTTGTTGGTTTGGGCCCGGCGGGGCTAGCGTTAGCACACCGAGCCCAAACATATGGCTGGCAGGTTTTAGGATTTGACCCAAAACCTGAATGGGACCATACGATCGGTTTTTGGGTTGATGAAGTTCCCGATTGGCTCAATGTTCCTATAGCCGGGCAGTGTCAACCGAAGGTGCGTTCTAAAGGGTTTTCGCGAACTTTACCGCGGGACTACGCAATTATTGATGCCCCCGCATTCCGTAAGCAACTCTCCACCTTCCCCATTCTTAGGGAATCTGCAGAAATTATCGACGCCCACACCGTCCGGGCCCGCCACACACATACTGCACGCATGGTGGTAGACGCCCGCGGCTACCAAGAAAAATCTGGCCCCTTTCAACAAGCCGCTGGCTGTTTAGTAGAACATAGCGAACCGTGGTGGATGGATATACATGGCACAACATTTACCTATGCCATACCGATCCATAACCAATGGCTTATAGAACGCACAATCCTCATTACAAAGGCCCCACAGCCATGGAGCGAACTGGAATCCATGCTGCCTACACCAACCAGTGATCGGGTGCTATTTTCCATGCGCATCCCCCGGTATTCCGGTCCGGCTATTCCGTTTGGCGTGCGAGCAGGCATGCTTAACCCGGTTACTGGATATTCAATTGGCACCGCCTGGCGGTATATCGATGATGTTCTTTCTGGAATATACCCTTGGAAACGCCTAAGTTGGCGGATTGAGCAGTGGCTTTTGCGGCGTAGTCAAGCACTGCTCCTTACCATTGACCAAGAACGCTTCTTTGCGGAAGTTTTTCGTCTCCCAGATGAAACCCTTCGAAGGTTCCTGCAACTTGGTGACCTTCCCGGCACTCTTCGCGGAATGTGGACATTGTTTTACCAGGCTCCTTGGCTGCGTAGACACAGTATTGCCGCACTGCTCAAATCTGGATAA